A single Lactuca sativa cultivar Salinas chromosome 8, Lsat_Salinas_v11, whole genome shotgun sequence DNA region contains:
- the LOC111882794 gene encoding lysine-specific demethylase JMJ31 isoform X2 — MEENSVRITITILDAIPSAEEFTSLIEPKNVPAVFHGCVNDWKASSKWNPSTGGLDYLQGLAGASTVEVMLSKTAPVFYGDIRNHERVQLPLSTFIEYCKDVSNLATIETEQDQIYLAQVPIMNTEKEERVQIGNLIEDIQTPRFLKTKTLASINLWMNGAQTRSSTHYDPHHNLLCVVSVDLWPPSSTPFLYPMPLYGEASNHSGVPMDEPDLSLHPRAEHLKKYSQRVILNSGDALFIPEGWFHQVDSESLTIAVNFWWRSEMMSGMSEHMDSYYLRRILKRLTDKEMNRMLCKTIPCVSDKPSYEESDKKMKVFGGNMLHDLEPCVLKSLHELVSLVHDHVSAADLSNAVDSSSTSDIEKTTEPKKIEISELYYLEEDPVANILWALEPLNLQKMFLAMLHHFPRTLEGLVLHLLSPVGAEVLTRKFDEMDKLTNEQDRNEFYRAFYGVFDDQFAVMDKLLNRKESFSCQAFKNVMDRFLGIKVQ, encoded by the exons ATGGAAGAAAATTCTGTTCGAATCACAATCACCATACTAGACGCAATTCCATCAGCTGAAGAATTCACTTCCCTAATTGAACCTAAAAATGTCCCTGCT GTCTTTCATGGATGCGTCAACGATTGGAAGGCTTCCAGTAAGTGGAATCCGTCCACTGGGGGTCTTGATTACTTACAG GGACTAGCAGGGGCATCAACCGTGGAAGTAATGCTGTCTAAAACTGCACCAGTCTTTTATGGTGACATTAGAAATCATGAGAGG GTGCAGTTGCCTTTATCTACCTTTATCGAATACTGCAAGGATGTTTCAAATCTGGCTACCATTGAAACAGAGCAAGATCAGATTTATTTGGCACAG GTACCAATTATGAATACTGAGAAAGAAGAAAGGGTTCAGATAGGAAATCTTATAGAAGACATTCAGACA CCTCGATTTTTGAAGACAAAGACCTTGGCTTCTATCAATCTATGGATGAATGGTGCTCAAACAAGATCAAGCACTCACTATGATCCACATCATAACCTTCTGTGTGTGGTATCTG TTGACCTATGGCCCCCTTCATCAACTCCTTTCTTGTATCCAATGCCTTTGTATGGGGAGGCTTCAAATCACAG TGGTGTCCCCATGGATGAACCTGATCTTTCTCTTCATCCAAGAGCAGAACACTTGAAAAAGTATTCACAGAGAGTGATTCTGAATTCAGGCGATGCACTTTTTATCCCTGAAGGGTG GTTTCACCAAGTTGACAGTGAAAGTTTAACAATTGCTGTTAACTTCTGGTGGAGGTCTGAAATGATGTCTGGCATGTCAGAACACATGGATTCGTATTATCTGCGCAGGATATTAAAAag ACTGACTGATAAAGAAATG AATCGAATGCTGTGCAAGACTATCCCTTGTGTGAGTGATAAGCCTTCTTATGAAGAATCAG ATAAGAAGATGAAGGTTTTTGGTGGGAATATGCTACATGATCTGGAGCCATGTGTTCTCAAATCTCTTCATGAACTTGTTTCTTTAGTACACGATCATGTGAGTGCTGCTGATTTGAGTAATGCAGTGGATTCAAGTTCAACATCTGATATTGAGAAAACAACAGAGCCCAAAAAAATTGAAATCTCAGAATTGTATTACTTGGAGGAAGATCCAGTTGCTAATATTTTATGGGCTCTTGAACCACTTAATCTTCAGAAAATGTTTCTTGCCATGTTG CATCACTTTCCAAGAACTTTGGAGGGTTTAGTACTGCACTTGCTTTCACCAGTAGGAGCTGAAGTTCTTACTAGAAAATTTGATGAGATGGATAAGTTGACTAATGAACAAGACAG GAATGAATTCTACAGAGCattttatggtgtatttgatGATCAGTTTGCTGTAATGGATAAACTTCTTAACAGAAAGGAGTCATTTTCATGCCAG GCTTTTAAAAATGTTATGGATAGATTTTTGGGAATTAAAGTTCAATGA
- the LOC111882794 gene encoding lysine-specific demethylase JMJ31 isoform X1, with protein MEENSVRITITILDAIPSAEEFTSLIEPKNVPAVFHGCVNDWKASSKWNPSTGGLDYLQGLAGASTVEVMLSKTAPVFYGDIRNHERVQLPLSTFIEYCKDVSNLATIETEQDQIYLAQVPIMNTEKEERVQIGNLIEDIQTPRFLKTKTLASINLWMNGAQTRSSTHYDPHHNLLCVVSGTKQVDLWPPSSTPFLYPMPLYGEASNHSGVPMDEPDLSLHPRAEHLKKYSQRVILNSGDALFIPEGWFHQVDSESLTIAVNFWWRSEMMSGMSEHMDSYYLRRILKRLTDKEMNRMLCKTIPCVSDKPSYEESDKKMKVFGGNMLHDLEPCVLKSLHELVSLVHDHVSAADLSNAVDSSSTSDIEKTTEPKKIEISELYYLEEDPVANILWALEPLNLQKMFLAMLHHFPRTLEGLVLHLLSPVGAEVLTRKFDEMDKLTNEQDRNEFYRAFYGVFDDQFAVMDKLLNRKESFSCQAFKNVMDRFLGIKVQ; from the exons ATGGAAGAAAATTCTGTTCGAATCACAATCACCATACTAGACGCAATTCCATCAGCTGAAGAATTCACTTCCCTAATTGAACCTAAAAATGTCCCTGCT GTCTTTCATGGATGCGTCAACGATTGGAAGGCTTCCAGTAAGTGGAATCCGTCCACTGGGGGTCTTGATTACTTACAG GGACTAGCAGGGGCATCAACCGTGGAAGTAATGCTGTCTAAAACTGCACCAGTCTTTTATGGTGACATTAGAAATCATGAGAGG GTGCAGTTGCCTTTATCTACCTTTATCGAATACTGCAAGGATGTTTCAAATCTGGCTACCATTGAAACAGAGCAAGATCAGATTTATTTGGCACAG GTACCAATTATGAATACTGAGAAAGAAGAAAGGGTTCAGATAGGAAATCTTATAGAAGACATTCAGACA CCTCGATTTTTGAAGACAAAGACCTTGGCTTCTATCAATCTATGGATGAATGGTGCTCAAACAAGATCAAGCACTCACTATGATCCACATCATAACCTTCTGTGTGTGGTATCTGGTACCAAACaag TTGACCTATGGCCCCCTTCATCAACTCCTTTCTTGTATCCAATGCCTTTGTATGGGGAGGCTTCAAATCACAG TGGTGTCCCCATGGATGAACCTGATCTTTCTCTTCATCCAAGAGCAGAACACTTGAAAAAGTATTCACAGAGAGTGATTCTGAATTCAGGCGATGCACTTTTTATCCCTGAAGGGTG GTTTCACCAAGTTGACAGTGAAAGTTTAACAATTGCTGTTAACTTCTGGTGGAGGTCTGAAATGATGTCTGGCATGTCAGAACACATGGATTCGTATTATCTGCGCAGGATATTAAAAag ACTGACTGATAAAGAAATG AATCGAATGCTGTGCAAGACTATCCCTTGTGTGAGTGATAAGCCTTCTTATGAAGAATCAG ATAAGAAGATGAAGGTTTTTGGTGGGAATATGCTACATGATCTGGAGCCATGTGTTCTCAAATCTCTTCATGAACTTGTTTCTTTAGTACACGATCATGTGAGTGCTGCTGATTTGAGTAATGCAGTGGATTCAAGTTCAACATCTGATATTGAGAAAACAACAGAGCCCAAAAAAATTGAAATCTCAGAATTGTATTACTTGGAGGAAGATCCAGTTGCTAATATTTTATGGGCTCTTGAACCACTTAATCTTCAGAAAATGTTTCTTGCCATGTTG CATCACTTTCCAAGAACTTTGGAGGGTTTAGTACTGCACTTGCTTTCACCAGTAGGAGCTGAAGTTCTTACTAGAAAATTTGATGAGATGGATAAGTTGACTAATGAACAAGACAG GAATGAATTCTACAGAGCattttatggtgtatttgatGATCAGTTTGCTGTAATGGATAAACTTCTTAACAGAAAGGAGTCATTTTCATGCCAG GCTTTTAAAAATGTTATGGATAGATTTTTGGGAATTAAAGTTCAATGA